TACAAAAATAGCACTTCTCTGCACTGACAATATGTGCACGATGTGtctgtaatgttttaaataaaactgtcCGGTAGCTGGAAATAGATTCACAGGTGTGCAGGAGTTTACACCATGTTGAAATAAACACATGAACTAAGCTGACCTGTTTTCTTTTTCAGTCCATATTACAGTGCAAACATCCATAGAACCAGACTAAAGTCACTGTGGAGGAAATGTGCACAGAGAAATAATGAATCACAAAATCACATCTTCAGTCCTTTCTTCTTCAAGTCCTCTTTGGCTTCTTTTATTTGCGTTTGCAGCTCTTTGGCCGCGTCCTCGCAGTCATTAAATGTAGCCACACGGTAGCCAACAGTGGCCAGAGAATAACACCCGAACACCACCAGCAGGTACACGGGCATCGGCCATGCCAGCTCTTTATACTGGGGTGGCAAATGCAAATCGAGGAGGTCAAAGGTAACCAGTCCCCATGCAATGCCAATCACAGACACCGCAAGAAGCCACTGCAGAAGCTTGGTCATGGTTTGGAGGATTGAGAGATGATAGACGACACCGAGAATCCAGCTATGAGGATAAATAGGAGTATATAAGGTTAaaaatgaggtaaagttggttttatgttctCATATTTGttgatataaatttttttaacagtgacatggtaaccacgctactttgaatattcggtctgtgTGTGAATTATCCATTGACGATTGGAGTGGGGGCTCAACTTTTTCGGTAATGTTTGTgcaatacatgcttcagtgaatcgaATGTATGTATTTCTTTAAATTACACCTAATTTATTCAGAAATTAATGTATTATAatgaattatgaataaataaatgtatttaagtttttagttGGATAGGctgtttagtgtattctgacctgattAACTATTTCGCCTTATTTTTGGTCAAACTATACagactatgcatctaatttgagtttacttttaggctacatgtagaaacaaacacatattttatGAGAAAAGAGCCTTGTGAACTCTTACGGTGTCTATCAGTGCTCTGAATCTGCCAtctgtttcagactgttgaatgactttCTGGCATAGACTGATGGGCGCAATTacgcattcacaatggtatgaactgttatggggtggtcaaatggatatctattgttttaattattaacattattatttaaaatacagatcagagtgaacttTCTCTCAGTTTCAAAGGGCTGACCCCTCCATACATCTTGTTTGGACGTCAAGACTTAACTTcaagacttcaaaacaacattagctctattaaattgactgtgaacaatgttgtactttgatggtTATTGGCTGCTAATACGATTACACCATTTAGAAttggcaaagaatacttttctgaagttatattattgaggagaaagtctgaatgtgcgaatgtaAAACTAGCTTTACCTCAATATGGTTAGGCTGTAATATttgacttaattttatttaaatgaaactgAATGGCTTTTAGTCGTTTCATATTGGATATTTAGTTAAACACATAAGCATAGTAATTTCACTAATAAAATAGGAATACAGGTTACTTATTTCTATTAAACTATGCAAAACATTAGATTAAAACCCTCGAGGCTTAGTTTCTGTGACTAGTGTTTGACAGAGGCGAATTCAGAAGATAAAGATAGCATAAATATGACTAAAAAAAGCTATAAATACATATACTGCTTTTTAAATTCGCTTTAATCTTCACACGTATTAAAGCTAGCACGACTGCTAATGATTACAGGTGGTTACAATGAAATCTGACAGTCAGCGCTAAACGGAGGAAATCTGTTAACTTAGGGTCAATGGTTAGCGAATAAATATGAAACGTAAGTAATGAAATTGGActtaaaatgtaaagttattaataaactctctctctctcttacctACTATTCAATGCCAGCTCACTGTTTTCGGATTACTGACGCAGGTTGATGACGTAGGTGCCGAAAGTCATTATGGGAAATGTAGTGCACGTCTTCACGGTTGTTTTTTAAACGGCCTGTACATGCTCTCAAGTGTTtataaaaacgaaaaaaaaaacacaaaactactTAACAACTTAAAAAACGGAATCATATGTAAAGGCAAAatcaatatgttttattatatactGGAAgctttgtctgtctgtttgttttaaaACGTAATGTTTTAGTATTTTATAATGGTTTGTTTATCTCACATATTAAACCCTGCTGAACTTTAAAAGAGAACGGAaaatttgcattttgttttttttttttttactccatcaTCTTAAATGTAGGCTATAGTCTAAATATCTGCAATATTATTGTGTTAGAGCTTAAATAACGtttataacgcaaaaacaacattacgtaGGCATATTAATAcagttctgtgtcagttaaaacAGTTGACTGTTAAAATTCtaaaattttaacccaactggttgagttattaagtaaataaccaaacaatgcaccaaatatttaacccaactgagttattaaataattgagttgagttattaaataaataacctaataaaggtttttaaaaaaaccagcaaagcaccaaatatgtttaactcaaccattgggttaaataaataacaacgttttttagagtgtatgagaaaataaaacagaatttttttaagtatataaaCGCAACAGTAAAAATTTTGTATATTCGAAACTGAAATTAACCTATATTTCATTATCTGATTTAGCTTTTTGAATAGAGTTAAAATATATAAGATCCACTGAGCCACGTTTCCCTCAAGTCCGATATTCAGTCATTTTTTATCAGTAAAGATGGCAGGAAATGAAACGCCTGCGCTGCAACAGTCTGAAGCTGTTTTCTCTGTCTCTGTCCTGCTGGCGGTGGTGGACAGTGTTGTGTTTTGGATGCCGCGGGCGAACATCCGCCCATTGAGCGCGTCCGTGACCCATCACACCTCCTCACCCGCCGAGAGGGTATAAACATCACTCAGACAGCGCTGAGATCACCGCGAGGTTATTCTTAGTGGTGTTTACACTTGTCAGCGACTGCTTCTTTCAGTACAGAGAGCGGCTGTAAAAGAAAAGTGTAGCAAGTGTGGCATTTGTGTGGGactgctctatctatctatctatctatctatctatctatctatctatctatctatctatctatctatctatctatctatctatctatctatctatctatctatctatctatctatctatctatctatctatctatctatctatctatctatctatccatccatctatctatctatctatctatctatctatctatctatctatctatctatctatctatctatctatctatctatctgtctgtctatcttttgttctatctattgttttattgttcattttatccatctatcattctatctatcttttgatcattctatctatcattcttttaatccatctatcgttctatctatcattctagcTATTGTTCaattgtttatcatttattttatctatctatctatctatctatctatctatctatctatctatctatctatctatctatctatctatctatctatctatctatctatctatctatctatctatcatttaatctccatttgtctatctgtctgtctatctgtctgtctatgtctgtcAGTGATTGCTGTGATTCTCTTCATAATCAGTGTGATTCTCTTCTGCCGGGGTGTTTGCGTAGGAGTGTGTGTTCAGTGAACAGAACATACACGAAGCGCAGTGGGAAAAAAGCAAGTTGGCCGTTCACAGTGTTTGAGACTGCCAGTCCCTGCTCTCCAGCTCAGGAAACCTGTGATCCAGCAGAGAGCAGTTGGCAGACACAACAGAACAGGCTGCACTGAGATAGAGGGGGCGATGGAGCAGAACAACACCCACAACTTAAAGAACGAGACCAGAACATGAAGGTCAAAAGGGAAATAGAATGGTTTGAAGCTGGGACATggtgactttttttaaaatggaCTAATTTTACTATTTCCctaaacagttaagttttaccattttgaaatctattcagctgatctctaGACAGAGCTGCTTTTATCTtagtttagcatagatcattgaatcagaatagagcattagcatcttgctcaaaaaagaCAAAcgagtttaaataattttcttatttaaaggttGACACTTCTATAGTTACATCATGTATTAAGGTCAACAGAAAATTTAAAGTTGCTATTATCTAGGCTCAGtgttaaaattaagtaataatatttgagtaactttttaaaaaatgtaacacgaGTTAATTTTTACTTgaattaattatcttttttttaaattgctgaaataaaattaacataGTTACATTGAATCTCTCACTCAATGAGAGTttcacaaaagtaactcaaaagtatcgTAACACTCAATGAGAGctacgcaaaagtaactcaaacgtATCGTTAAACTCAATGAGTTAcgtaaaaataactcaaaagtaTCATTAAACTCAATGAGAGttacgcaaaagtaactcaaaagtatcgTAACACTCAATGGGAGTTTCACAAAAATAACTCAAAAGTATCGTAACACTCAATGAGAGctacgcaaaagtaactcaaacgtATCGTTAAACTCAATGAGTTAcgtaaaaataactcaaaagtaTCATTAAACTCAATGAGAGttacgcaaaagtaactcaaaagtatcgTAACACTCAATGAGAGTTAcgcaaaagtaacacaaaagtattGTTAAACTCAATGAGTTATGTGAAAGTAACTGAAAAGTATCGTCACACTTAATGAGttacgcaaaagtaactcaaaagtatcgTAACACTTAATGAGAGTTAcgtaaaagtaactcaaaagtatcaTAACACTCAATGAGTTAtgcaaaagaaactcaaaagtatTATagcacattacttaccataaaaataaACCAGGCAATGCAACTAGATACTTTTTTGAGTagcaactcaatattgtaatgcattactttcaaaagtaacttcagCCAACACTGTTTAGGCTAACATGGCTAGGATCTATACTcttattctggtgtaataatcatgGAACTTTGCTAcagtaccatggctgcagtaTGTACAATGTTACACAGTCCCTGAAATCTGCAAACTTCGACGTATTCCATTTTAAATACATATGGTTCTGGATCTGCACCAAAATAAATATGTTCTGAATCGTCTTTAACAAATGTCTCCATGGCTGCAAAGCACACTCTCTGTGCAAGAAGATGTTAACGCTGGTTATATTGATGGAAATTTGCAGATTTCAAGTACTGCATAATATCGTTGCGCctactgcagccatggtacagcaacaaagttccttgattattacgctgatatgagagtatagttcctagacatgTCAGCCtacaaaacaacaacttttcaTTGTTTGTCGGTATACGATGTAACCATAGAATAGTTAGGCTTTAAATATGAAactctggtcatttttgagcgagatgctaatggtctaatctgattcagtctcATTAGCTATCTATGTTAAGCTAAGCAAAAAGTGCTCCGACCCGAAGATTgactaaatgaatttaaaaaatggtaaacatCAACATTTTAACACTAGGGGAGTTTAAAAATTAGCCtgttttcaaaaaaagaaaaagaaagtggAGCGTTCCTTTAAAGTAAACTATCTGCACTTTTTTGTTTAACAGGAATCTTTGTAGTTAGAACATTAagcttttttttgtgaaatgtatgAGAGAAAGCAGAGAAGACTGGCAGCAGATTGAGAGGAGGGGCTGCTGGGTTTAGTGGAGAGGCTACAGGTGCAGACTGGTCAGCCGTTGACCTTAATGGTGCATTAAATCCAGATGCTTAAATAGCTTACATGCTTAAACTCTGGTCCCCTGCCACCACCCAGCGAGATGAGatctgcgtgtgtgtgagtgtgtgtaggtTTACTTAGCTTTGGGTCCAAAAATGTCACCAGGTGTGAACTAAATTGGACAACGACTCATTTGGGGGACATCCAAGggcatcatttggaaaaaaaacaaataatctaTCTAATCTAAAAATGTTGTGTTGAATAGTTCTATGGAAGgcattaaacatttattacacATAAAATGGATAAGAAAAAAGATCACTAGTATTGAAAGCCATCTTATAGAAAGAAGAATGTGATTTAACTAATACAGTAATTAATCAGCCATGTAAAATCCCTGGAGGCCTGATGTGTAAGCATGTAACTAATATGTGTAGGAGGGGGTCTTGGTTGGGAGtttcaaagaaaaaaatcacagtgGACTTTGAAAGAAGAAGGCTCTGTGGACACTCCACGGCTCCACTGTGAGTCTCTAAGATGGGGCAgacaaaatatgatttaaaggGAACAATTGCAGATAAGTGTGTTTATGAGCATGAGAGTTAAAGAGAGCGAGGGAGACAATAGTGCCTGGCTCACAAACAGGAACCCTCTGTTTCCTGTGCTGAGATCTCAGTCTCTCAGTCTACtctctttttcacacacacacacggtcagaGTGAGAGACTGACCATCTGAGTTCGTGCAATCACAAGCTGCATAAAGGAATTACATTGCCTATTATACTGCAATAAAGATGCATCAAATGCATTAGTGATACTCTTTGATGCAAGTTGGGATTTGAACACACCCAAACATTAAACTCAGTGTATTTTTTGCAATAGTGTGCGCTGATGAGTCATGCACAATAGGAACATGCATTGTGAAAGTAAACAGGGTCAgttttgatgtcatgttgactTTAAACTTTGAGGTGCAGTTTGTCACAGACCATTATGCTGCATGAATGATATCACAAATTGTGTGGCTAGTTGAAGAGAGATTTGTTTTTCTAAGAAACTGAGCCTACAGCCTTCATTTTTTGCttgatgaataataaaaataaggctGCAGAGACTTGTAAGTGAAACTTgagggttgctaaggtgttatgcACCCTAGCAACCCTCAAATCTCACACTCAAGTCTCTgcagacttatttttattattattcttattgttcAGCATGTTAAAACAGAAGGAAAACTTTTGCAAAACACATACCAACACACCCTGTCAACCCCCcataaacaccctagcaactacatagcaacatgctaaaaatgATCGAAACACCATACCAACAACACAACACTACATCTGGCAACTACCATAATACCCTAGCAACTCCACTGCAACAAGTTGAAAACTCTCAAActtccctagcaaccacatagcaacacttaAAAACTACTAATATTACCTTAGTAAACCACATACTCAAATATGTCAACCATGGCCTGGAAGCACTATTCACATAGCAACACATCTGGCTAACACCATAATACCTGCGGTcgcgaaagtgaagagcggggggttgGGTTGGGGTGGATgggaagaaagtgaagaggggggaatcggtaaaatgaggtgccagatcagatttcagaggtgccgtaACCGAATCCggcttgttccagcacaaattaagccctgctgcctagcaacatgctaaaaaatGATCAGAACACCATACCCACAACACAACATTACATCTGGCAACCACCataataccctagcaacaccaACAAGCTAAAAACATCCAGACTTCCTTAGCAACCAACCTTAGCAACCAATGATCAGAACACCATACCAACAACATTACATCTGGCAACCACCATAATACCCtagcaactccatagcaacaatcTGAAAACAACCAGActtccttagcaaccacatagcaacactaAAAACTACTAAAGCATTAATATTACCTTAGTAAACCACATAATACACAACATGCTGAAAAACACCAACAACAAACAAATAGCAACAGATCTGGCAACCAGCAACTCCAGAGCAATAAGTTGAAAATACCCAGAGCTCTTtagtaaccacatagcaacacatcTGCCAACACCCCATGACACCTTATAACCTGCCTagcaaaaatctgaaaaacactCTGAACACCATACCAACAACACATCATTACATCTGGCTAACACCATAATACCCTcgcaactccatagcaacaagcTGAAAACAACCAGACTTCCTtagtaaccacatagcaacactgAAACCTACTAAAGCACTAATATTACCTTAGTAACCCACATAATAAACTGTGTCAACAATGATTTGGATCACTATTCCGAATGCATAGCAACACATCCGGCCAACACCATAATACCCTAGCAACACAACATGCTGAAAAACACCAACAGGGAACAAATAGCAACAGATCTGGCAACTGCAAAGCAATGTTGAAAACACTCAGAGCTCCTTAGTAACCACATGGCAACACATCTGCCAACACCCCATGACATCTTAGAATCTGCCTAGCAACATATTTATAAACACTCagaactccttagcaaccacgtAGCACGTAAACCCTTAGCCACTgcatagcaacatgttaaaaacatgcaaaactcCTTAGCAACACACCTTGCAACTACCCTGACAACCAACATGGCAACTGCGTAGAAACATAAAAACTTTTAAGTCCCTTAGCAACAGCAACCATGGGCAAATATCActgcattttccattcattttccttctgctttgtctttgaattatcagaggtcaccacagcggaatgaaccgccaactattccagcatatgctttatgtcTTATATgctctttcagccacaacccacactgggaaacacccacacacacacactcacatttacacacacactcatacactactacccaattcacctatagcacgtgtttGGCCCATGGGGGAAacctggagcacccagaggaaacccacgtgaacacggggagaacatgcaaactccacacaaaaatgccaactgacccagccatgacttgaaccagcgaccttcttgctgtgaggcaacagtgctaaccactgagccaccgtgccgcctcacTGAATTTGTTTTTAGTATGAtggaaatcatttattttgtttgatcGCTATTAGACTGTGAAATATTCGAGCTGATCTAACGCACACAGACCGATGCGATGCGATTTTTGATGTAGCATATCTCTCCTGTTCCGTGGACCCGCCATGGCTTTCCAGCATGTGTGTATGTTGGAGAAAGTGACCCATCATTCTTGTCTTCAGTATGAAAGTCATTCCTCCGTCAGACTCGATCCATGGCCAGATCCTGCCACGGATGTCCTGCTGAGCTTTCGGTCAGTGCTTTGATCTCCTATGCAGCGGTTTTGAGGCATTTTGTTGATAGTTCTTCATACCAGTCAAACGCTTCATTAATGGAGACAGTCGAGCGAGGGACAGCTGGACTCATAAATATCCACAGTATGAGGGAAATGTAAACAGCATAAATTGTAACCCTGACATTCTGTGCCCACATACAAAGTCAGAAGGGGCAAGCAAGAGATCTGCGGCCTTCCTGTCAGAGTCCACCTGTTTCTGCTTCTGCCGTGGAAAAAGACCAGAGAGACACAAAGGATGGAAAGAAAGACATATGGAAACAGGAATGCGCTTTTCTCAGTCCCCGCTGTCAGCAGTTCTTTGGGCTATTTTCGAGTTCCACTGTGCATCTGTTTCTGCACAATTACAATATTTCTACATCGTAAGCAAAGGCCAATATTgtggctttttattttttttcttcattctaCCAGCCAGGTATTTTGGTTGTTAGTACTTTTATTAATTAAGGACACAATAAACTGATTCAAAATGACATTtagaaaatgtttgattttaaataaatgtaatggcAAAAGTAATTGGTCATAATAGAATTTGTgacaattcagctttgaatcagaAGAATATACTAAATGGAAAATAATTTcacattgaaaacatttttaattaacaaatatatttcacagtaaataaaaaaaaattatatttcacagTAAATAAAAGCAGCCATGGtaagcagaaaaaaataacaataacataaaaatatgtgtatatatatatatacaaaaaaaatctgctattttctatatttttttcctGCAACTAGGATGCCGGaagaaaatcataaaaaaatggatgttaaattacagaattttactgtaaaataatggatgtcaAATTACGAAAAAAATTATGGTAAAATAACTGAtgtcaaattacagaaatttaccgtaaaaaaagggatgttaaattacagaaatttaccgttaaATAACGAATGTGAAATTATGAAAAAATTATGgtaaaataacagaataaaacagaaatttatcgtaaaataactgatgttaaattacagaaatttaccgtgaaATATCGgattttaaattacagaaatttaccataaaataacggatgttaaattacagaagtttactgtaaaaaaacggatgttaaattacagaaatttactgtaaaatattggatgttaaattacagaaatttacaataacataatggatgttaaattgcagaaatttaccataaaataagggatgttaaattacagaaatttaccataaaataatggatgttaaattacagaaatttaccataaaataacggatgtcaaattacagaaatttaccataaaataacggatggtaaattacagaaatttaccataaaataacggatgttaaattacagaaatttaccataaaataacggatgttaaattacagaaatttactgtaaaattaagggatgttaaattacagaaattttaaatatcagATGTCAAATTtgagaaatttaccataaaataatagattttaaacaacagaaatttatcgtaaaataatggatgttaaattacagaaatttccagtaattcaaaaatacattttgtttttttttgctgtaattttactGTAGATTTTCTGTATTTCTGTCCAGCTGATTCTTGATCACAAGTGATACAAATAATttgttttagctttttttaaaaaaacaggtgTAAAGGAATAACTAGTAAGTGCAacataaatcagaaaaaaatatttatttcattataaagatcattaacttaaaaaaataatatatggcACAGAAAagtatgtttaataaatgtaaattaaacataCTGCCGCAGTGAAACATAGATGATTCCCAGAAAATGTTGGGTTTCATTAAAAACAGGAAATACTACTAATTCTTGGCAGACTCACTTTCTATTTTATGATTGTCTCACCTTCAACATCTGTTCAGAAATAAAACCCCTGTCTCTGCAATATTATTTGTGCCCTGCTCTTTGAACTACATTAAACATCTTTCCATGGAGGCTttattttacatacatatataataacattTGAAGAGTAAACTGCGTGTTTTGCAGCTTTTCAAACCAAAAGAACACCTGGTCCTGGAGGTtttgttttactaaaaaaaaatcttcattcttGTAATGCTTCACTACACGTAGTCAActgataaaatataaacatatgtaAATGTTTGGTGTTTCAAGCATTGTGTATCTTCACGGTGCATTGTTTCATATTCAGATAAATACTGCTTACAGGGACATTTTGGAGACTCGTATTGttcttattgtttgtttttggtgaAACTGAGGTCAATCGTCGCTTTTTTTTTCGACAGTATAAAGTCATACTGCTGACATAGCGTATTAAGTATGCATGCGGTAGATAGAGTACATCTGTAAATAAACTCTCAAATGACATATTAAGTTTGACAGTTTTTACTAGCAGCAGTGCTCCGAATGGCCAACATCTCCAAACCCCTGTTTGAAATTACACTGGCATTGAAGTTTCAGTTTAAAACTTGGATCACGTCCAGGAATATGACAGTAAAATTTGCTTTAGGTCTTTTAGTACCCAACAGGATGGTTTTTTAACCTGCTAAAAATCTGTCATTTGGTGTATCATGCACTTTATTGCATACTATTATGTTTgcatatacagtaattgaatataAAAACTGTAGTACTGTTATATAATTGCATTGTTATTAGTTTatcctattttaacatttaattcatATAGTAactgtttatattgtttttactgtgtattttaaaatgttctatattaaaaatataggtaacactttataataacagtgcatgaataatgatgtgttaatatctaaactaaacattactttattatgagcTAATAGTGAGTTAATGCATGCGACAAATCATAAACTAACTTGAGTCACAAGACATGAGTCACAAGAGTTTATGTGTGAATAAGGCTACCTTAATTAATTGTTAGTACATGGTTGTTTGTTCATTAATGTATTAATTGCCACATTCGTTTGTACTTGATTTAACCATCATaaactcatgatatgttaatgtacactt
This DNA window, taken from Danio aesculapii chromosome 19, fDanAes4.1, whole genome shotgun sequence, encodes the following:
- the dpm3 gene encoding dolichol-phosphate mannosyltransferase subunit 3, which produces MTKLLQWLLAVSVIGIAWGLVTFDLLDLHLPPQYKELAWPMPVYLLVVFGCYSLATVGYRVATFNDCEDAAKELQTQIKEAKEDLKKKGLKM